A stretch of DNA from Danio rerio strain Tuebingen ecotype United States chromosome 10, GRCz12tu, whole genome shotgun sequence:
CCAAGTACAacctaacaaaaagaaaaatgtaaatgacgTACCATGACAAGACTGTAtagtattgtaaatattaatttctgaTCATTGGCTTTACCTGCATAGCATCCCCAGAAATGGGAATACCACATTTTTGGGTGCAAACCGCAGTATGACGCTGTGGAAAGCTTCAACAGTTGACGTCTGGTGGTGAGGACTTAGCTTGGCCACATCCTTCAATATTCTCTTGTTAGCGAGAACTTTCTCCAGCTTGTAGAATGGCATCGTTGCTAAACAAGCAAAAATTTAAGGTATTAGAGTCgaaatcaaaaacaaatctgaacaaaGAAACGAGCTCTGTTTTGCATTAGTTTTAATcgcaaagaatattttatttgtctgtaTACAACTTACCAGCCGACAGCCATTTGTTCTTGTCTCTGCTTATCCGTTGCGGATGCAGACAAGCCGGAAAATTGGGGTCTTCATGTACATGTTTGTCTTGTACATGGTTTAAGATAGAGGTCCACTTTGCCACTCTTTCAGGACCTGTTGTGGATGATGCAGCAGTCCAGTAGATGTGGTTTTTGATGCTACGTAACCATTTACGCAACTTCTCACACCCCTTTATCTGGCATATCTTGTCCAGTTTTTTGGAAATTCctggaaattaaagaaaaaaagacatcaacacaaaaataataataaacatgtaagaactgtaaatagcaatttaatcttaagtaaattaataactgctaAATTACATACCTTTCTCGATATGCCACACATCGTAAAACTGAGTGACATTTCGATCCCTGAGATATTTCTGTATTTGAGGATGTCTGTCTGTGATGATGCATTCCAGACGAACACCGCGGGCATCCAACAGGTCAAGGCTTCTCTTTAGGCCTTCTTTTTCCATATGGTAACTGCCACCCACCTCATTACtctataaaaatttaaataaggttaaaaaaaaaaaaaaaaaaaaaaaaaaaaatatatatatatatatatatatatatatatatatatatatatatatatatatatatatatatatatatatatatataaataaatcacacatttTCAATCCAAAATATTATGCTAGTTCACATAATACTTTTCTGTATTACCTGGACTAACTGTAGGTCGACCACTGTGTTAGTTGCAAGGTCCATCATTGTATAAATCCCATACTTGGCCGAGTGACCTTCAAGAACAAACCGTACATAATTATTCTAAACACATTTTTGGAATAATtgtaatgtatttcatatttattttttttattagactgtattgaattagaaattaaatctttTGACTAAATACCTGGGGAGTCAGCCCTCATATCTCCTCCAACAATCACATTCTCTCTTCGACTGAGCTGTTCTAGCATTTCACTCTGCCAATTTCTCCACTTGTGGACAATAGCAGGTTCAATGCAAAGTCTTGCATGACGGcgaaatgaattatatttaaaaatgtgtagtttCATTGCAGCAAATACCTGACAACAGAGAGGAGAATTTTTAGTACAATGTGCATGCACCCTGTGACAAAATTTATATTATGTTTCTAaaagaaatgtaataaattttGATAGATAATTACCTTTTCAACTACAAAAAATGATGCACCGCTCAAGTAGACAGCAGCAGAAAGATGCAGGTTGCCAGCTGGAGTACTACCAATAATTGGCTGACTGTTCCATTTTCTTACAAACTCGCAGTGTGGGCAGACTTGCTGTACGCTCAGAAATGTCCCAAGCCTTTGTGACTTTACATCACATCTCCTCTGACACACTGGGCAGTCACTGAAGAGCTCCATGAGGCATGTTTCATAGACAATGAACTTGGCAATGTTATGAACTGGGCATTCTTggattctgtaaaaataaatatacacattaacataataaaaaaaatgatgatgaatgttatgatgacaatacacaatctttcaaataatttacataatgcatAAACTCACGACAAGTCTGTTGGTTCAGTTGCAGATGTGCATTCCTCTGCAGGGTCAAATGTCACATCCGAGTCTTGGGCTATAATTTTTGACTCTGTCAAAGTCTCTTCGGCTGCtgcttcttcttcctcctcctcctcctcctcctcctccagctccAGACGAGGTCTTTTTAGTGAAGGTTTGAGGGGTGTCGAAGTCATAAACGCAGTAGAGGACGCTGATGGTACAGTCAGTTCAAAACTGGATATTGTTGTCTGGACACCTATAGTGTAATTTTATGATTAATCTCATTGCACGTTTATAAAGATAATAAAACACGTTTCTAATGCAGCAACTTAAAATAAACTGAGAAATTTTAACTTACTTGTACTCCTGCGTTTAGCCTGAAGCGTCCTAAAAGACAACTGGGTACCAACACTGTGTAAAGATGTGTGAAAAGTTTCTGTCTGGCAAGCAACATCCACCTTGTTGCTCTTTGTCGACATCGTGGCCTTTGTAAGAAAacatacatgttttaaaatgacctttatttgattaaaacataCCGATCTTATTGTAAACAACTGCAGACCACGTGCAAGTACagtgaaaaaaattacaataaacatcccacatacaaaacaaactttagctgtaaCTTAGTCAGTGATAATgttttattacaatgtttaattttttctacgGTTTCTGTTTCTGATGGCTAAAACCCCTTTATGTACACATTACCACTTAAAGCTTTGAGTATTTAGACTGTTTTAGAAAAGCACAATAGCTGTAAACGTGCAAACATCCGAAGTAGCTTTAGCCGCAGATGCTATTTATTTCTGCTTAACATTACAGTATACACATTACAACAAACATCCCACATAaacaacaaactttagctgtagccagtactggttactgctttattacaatgtttatattttcTATGGTTTCTGTTTCTAATGGCTAAAAGCCCTTCTTGTACACACTACCACTTATAGCTTTgattatttagattgttttagaAAAGCATAATAGCAGTGAACACGTGCAAACAAACATCCGAAGCAACTTTAGCGGCTTTTAACTTTTAGATGCTATTCATTTCGGCTTACGATTacagtacaacaaacatttaacaacaacaaactttagctgtagcCAGTGGTACTGCTTTTTACAATGTTGCTATTTTTCTACGGTTTCTGTTCCTAATGGCTAAACCCCCTTCATGTACACACTACCATATGCAGCTTCGAGTATTTAGACTGTTTTTGAAAAGCACAATAAGAGGTAAACACGTGCAAACAAACAGCCGAAGCTACTTTAGCCGCAGATGCTATTCATCGGCTTAACATAATTAGAATAGTAAGGCTAGAAGTACATAAATTGTAATACTTACTTGAAGTGAGACAGGATCACGTATTGTAGGAACTGATccagttttcaaaaacaatttactcGCGAATCCGGAGTTATATTGTCCCGCGTTCTCGAGGCAGTCTACGCTAAAGTGGTTAGCGCAAACATACAACAGTTTTGGTACATTTTCAGGCACCTTGTCTTCAAAGATAAAACTCAGCCACTTAAGCCTCTGTTGCTCATTTGCAGGAAGACGGTGAAGGCTCTTGTGCTGAGCCTTACATCCTAAAATAGCACAAGGGTGTTCTCTCGGTGGCATCGCTTCGACGTTCACGCTGATAATGGCGGAAACGGCAAACTCAGGATATGTTAatacgcgcagctgtcaatcaattcggtgggcggggggaatcgcacacctacgtaatggtgcgatcgatttcaaaacagctccaattggccgacccttttttttgtagtgaaattgaaaaaaaaagactgggtgtgttcatatcaccccagtatgatggtctatacactataccaacacacagatctgtccaaacagcttgaaaagaagattttttacaataggtgccctttaagaacagacacagtctctataggattcgccagatatgcgttactgatgtttaagttgggtgaacaagagtctaggtggctatagtgtgaatttttaactgctagtcagatggtgcgaagtagtctggagatgttgtccgacaggagttcagctccggctcgactggggtgcaggccgtcaggacggaagagcctaggacgctcccagaaaagattccagttattagcaaagagcaatttctgttctttacaccatgttattagccattcattcagagctaaaagtctactgaacctttcatttcctcggcggtaggtaggaagcggcccagaaacgatgatctgcgtggcgggcgaggtgcgtcgaaccgtctcgatcaggctcctgaagtccttcttcaggatctccgactgccggagcccggtgtcgtttgtccccacgtggaggacaacggcaccagggctctcggcagcgcccaggatggttggaatctgtgtagaaatatttctcacacgggcaccaggaaagcagaaagtacgtactttattaccttttgaggaggcggcacggacgtgacgaacgatcgagtcaccgatgatggccacatcgggacccgactcgcggagaggggagaagcggttctccgtggagatctcgaacacaggaggagacgttctgccccgggatctgggaagcaccttgcgcggctgcacccaggcgccgtggtagctgggtgtcggcgtgaacgacgcctggctgagccgcgccccggTTGCGCTGGGCatggacagagaaggacgcggggttgaggtagagggaatgatgtggttgtaatttccacgtaccttaggtgatgagacggccttagcattaggtacAACACGAAGTTGTTCCCGTAGCCGCGACCTTCTCACCACCAGCGCGCGaatctgggactccacttcttccagctccagctccaacgcctccatcgatgcctctcctgcacacaaggacagagacggaagcgacattttacggggtaaagagcaaagccagtaagtcaaaagtgtatgagaaaagaggtcggtagctttagctgaccagcggcgctagcaggctaaagctacaaacaacaggcggatgctcaAGGGACAGAcagtttttaaagcagttttgtttgtataaatgtattaagggtttggtcaccctgagtaggagagacaaatacttagcgaatgaggaagaattttatgattaagatttaaattgcgagtaaatagcaagtccaaacttcaagcgcacacagtgtgtgaccgaacggagacagtgacgccagtgacgtcactcgagATTAAATGTTGAACCCCAACTCTCccccctaaaacacacacacacacacacacacacacacacacacacacacacacacacacacacacacacacacacacacacacaaattaaatattaattggcatttgtatttttttcattattataattattttatttacttctttatttataATAGATcagggattttatttatttattaatttatttatttatttattcattcattcattcattcattcattcattcatttattcattcattcatttaattatttatttatttatttatttatgcacacAGGGTACACAGGGTttgaaaaagtattaaaagtttataaatgaattatgagaaatttaaggcccttaaaagttaATAAGAAGTCTTAATCGTGTTTTTACAAGATCTTAAATGTTGTTAAAgtattgtccaaagtgtttgacaaAAAAgcatagatatatttatttacctCCTAATGTTAACAACGACTGGTTAGATCCACACAATTGGTACAGGCCGGGGCATGTCCAGCCAAGCTCCTCCTGGGGTGATGCCACGTAATTTGTGTGAAGGTGATGTGATGCTCCcccacatgtagcgaaaccataaagcaaaacagatgccaaaaagaaaaaaaatacgtAAGTTTGcttactcctggttggagaaagacgagttcatttgatgaaagattgatgtgactcttttcagtttcataaggtccttttacagtg
This window harbors:
- the LOC555422 gene encoding uncharacterized protein, translating into MPPREHPCAILGCKAQHKSLHRLPANEQQRLKWLSFIFEDKVPENVPKLLYVCANHFSVDCLENAGQYNSGFASKLFLKTGSVPTIRDPVSLQATMSTKSNKVDVACQTETFHTSLHSVGTQLSFRTLQAKRRSTSVQTTISSFELTVPSASSTAFMTSTPLKPSLKRPRLELEEEEEEEEEEEAAAEETLTESKIIAQDSDVTFDPAEECTSATEPTDLSIQECPVHNIAKFIVYETCLMELFSDCPVCQRRCDVKSQRLGTFLSVQQVCPHCEFVRKWNSQPIIGSTPAGNLHLSAAVYLSGASFFVVEKVFAAMKLHIFKYNSFRRHARLCIEPAIVHKWRNWQSEMLEQLSRRENVIVGGDMRADSPGHSAKYGIYTMMDLATNTVVDLQLVQSNEVGGSYHMEKEGLKRSLDLLDARGVRLECIITDRHPQIQKYLRDRNVTQFYDVWHIEKGISKKLDKICQIKGCEKLRKWLRSIKNHIYWTAASSTTGPERVAKWTSILNHVQDKHVHEDPNFPACLHPQRISRDKNKWLSAATMPFYKLEKVLANKRILKDVAKLSPHHQTSTVEAFHSVILRFAPKNVVFPFLGMLCRLYLAALHYNENAGRPQATSATGKPIYKLAFPKAKKGEYRVREVKTQQTFGYVEELLDLIFNQVFVDPSPYVDEVLGIHIPPALSSAYDRPEMEEAISSRVTRFNQ